TGGAGTTGAAGTCGGGTTTAGCAGAACTCGACCCGAGTAGTCAAACCGTGACATACCCGCTCGACGCCTATCAGCTAAGCGCGAGTGATGATAGAACCGTTCGCTACGCTGAGGATCTACTTGTGCGAGACTGCGTCGAAGAAAAAAGCAGTGACGCCGACGTCGAGATCGTTGACCGGCGGAAACTTGGTAACGAAACGACGGTTCCCTCGTCCTTCGGGCTTTGGGATCCGGAGCGTGCAGCACGTTATGGCTATTCGGACCCGCCGATGAGCGACACTATGCAAAACCTCCTTGCGCTCAACTCGAGCATGCCATCTAATGTTCAGGCGCTCTGGTCTTCCTGTTTGTCGAGCGTCGACTTCGCCTCGCACGGTCTCGATACGAGCTTCCTGTCGAGCGACACAAATCTGGCCGCTCGCGGCTACAACGAGGCCGTTGGGCAGGCCAGCGCCACCTCGGAGTGGTCTGATGTGCGCGAACGATGGATCGACTGCGTGTCGGATGAGGGCCTCGTCCCCGATGAAATGACCTTGGCAGGCATCGAGGGAGTAGCGGAGATGGGTTCGGAGCAACAAATTCGGGCCGCACTGGTCGATGTGAGCTGCAAGAAGGACGTTGACTTTGTGCAGACTCTTGCCGACATCATCGGTAGTTACCAAATGGTTTACATCGAGCAAAACGAGTCCGCTCTGGTGGAGCAGCAGTCGAGGGCAAAGGGCGTTCTAGACGCTGCGGCGGTTGTGATCTCACAGCATGGTGGCTGAAACCCATCGTCGACGACGGCGAGCCCGTCCGCACCGATGGATGATCACAGTAACAATAGTCTCGATCGGGTTGCTCGCAGTAGCTTTCTGCGCCGGGTACACGCTCCAAGCTGGTCAGCGTCAGATCGCAGATAACGCCGTCGCCGAGATTGAGGTGTCCGCGTCCGCTGTAGATCGGACACCAAGCTTGCCTCCCTCTATCGCGACTCTTCAGTCTTCACCCGATGTCGTGGTTTCTTCCTGGATACCGGAGGGCGCGCAGCGAGCGGTCATCACGGACGTGCCAATCCAAGTAGCGAACGCAGTTCCGAATGCCCAACCCCTCATTGCGGTTTCGGGTACTCCTGTCTTTGGCCTCGAAATTTCCCTACAGCCATATAGGGACATGAGACTGGGCATGTCAGGGCCCGATATCGCGGGCCTCAATGCCGCGCTCTCTAAAGCTGGCTATGCGGTAGACGCGAATGCCGAAAAATTCGACACAGGCACTCAAGAGGCTATCGCGCAAATGTTTCAGAAGTTTGGATACATCGCTCCAGGTGACCCGGCGGGTGCGACTCTACCATTGGCGCAGATTGTGCGTCTTACTTCTACAGAATCGATCGTTTCGAAGGTGAGTTCAAAAGGTGCGGAAGTGAGCATCGGGTCGCCAATCTTCGAAGCTGTTTCTCCTGTGAGTGAAGTCACCGTTCGCGTCGATGTTGTTTCGAGTGAGGAGTTGTCGAATGGCACTGTAGCGACCATCGATATCCCCGGGCTCTCGGACAGCCAGCGCGGGACGGTGGTCGACGTAAGCGAATTTAGGGAAGCAGACGGTACTGAGAGCGGGAGCGATTTCCCTGGCAAAGATGTTCGAATCAGGTTGGATGTCCCATTAACGGGCGTCACCGGTGCTGTTGCATCCGTAAAATTTTCGCTGGATAGCGAGCCGAAGGTGGCGGTGCCGCTCATCGCCATCCGATCAGACTCGGGCTCGGAGTACGTAGAGCGCCGCGATACCAGCGGCGAATATAAGAGGGTCGATGTCGAGGTATCGTCTGAGGAATCTGGTTGGGCGCTGCTCGCGTCGGGATCTATCGCAGCGGGCGATACAGTTCGAATCACGCCATGACAAAAAAAGTATTACTTGAGTTACGTGGCGTCACGCGTCGGTACGGGGCTGAGACCACCTCGGCCGTCGCAGTTGACGGTGTTGACCTCAAGATATGCGAAGGAGAGTTTGTCGTAATCACTGGTCCGTCAGGGTCAGGGAAGTCAACCCTGCTGAACATTCTGGGCCTTCTTGATAAGCCCGACAGCGGTGAATATGCGATCGAGGGCAGAAGCTGCGCGGAGCTATCGGGCGCCGAGCTCGATAGGCTCCGCGGTGTCGAGTTTGGCTTCATATTCCAGGAATCATATGGAGTCGATGCTCGAACAGTGCAGGAGAACGTTGAACTACCGCTGATGTTGCGCGGCCTAGCGAGCGCGGAACGGCGGCGCCTAGCATTAGATGCAATTGCCAAGGTGGGCCTTTCGAAACGCAAGGCTCATGCTGTGATGAACCTGTCCGGCGGAGAGCGGCAGCGCATGGCAATAGCGCGCGCGATCGCAAGTCAACCCAAAGTATTGCTCGTCGACGAGCCCACAGGGAGTTTGGATTCGACTAACGCTGCAGGAATCGAAAAACTTCTTCTATCGCTGAACGACGACGGCGCCACTATCGTTGTTGTGACTCACGACGGACACCTCGCCTCCATCGCGAAGCGGATGATTACTCTTCGCGATGGGAAAGTGGTCTCAGATACCACCGATGCTACCAATGTGCCCTCGCCCTCTCACCTTAATCTTCAGCCGCACCACGCAAGCGCATCGCGCCTCGATCGGTTACGGGACCGCTTCCTCGACAGTCTAGCTAGTGTGGCCGAAAGAGGATCAAAAAGTCTTTTCAACATAGCTGTCATCGGGCTAGGCATTGCAGGTGTCGTGGCAGGGCTCGGCGTAAGTGCTTCCGCGAGTTCGGACGTAACCGCTATATTTAACGACGCTGCACTCGACGAAGTTCGCATTGGGACGGAGACGACCGACCCGCCAGTGACGAAGGACGACGTCGCTTCGGTCCTGAAGATACCCGGGGTAAGAGCAGCTGGGCTGTTTTACAATGTCTCTGACGGACGCCTGACGGCGACGCGTCTCCCTCCGACGGTTTCTCAGACAACGAGATTCTCAGGGACAATGATCGGGTGCTCTGCGGGTACTCTAGCGGTGCTTGGCGTTGCAAACTCCGAGGATTGGGAGGATCTTTTCGAGAATGAGGAGATGGCGACGCGACTAGTTCTTGTCGGGCGCAGTGCCGCCGATTCACTTGGTATCTCGAATGCTTCGCCCGGGGTTCAAGTATGGATAGAAGGAGTCTCCTACGACGTCGTAGGAATAGTTTCAGGCGATCGTACTCATTCGAATCTGGACAACTCTCTCATCTTCCCAAACGCGGCGGTAGATAGACGTTTGAGCCCTGGGCTTACCCCCACCTTGGTGATTCAAACAGAACCGGGGCTGGCTCACGCCGTCGCTCAAGCCGTTCCGATAACTCTCGATCCGACGGACCCGACTAGATACACCGCGCAGAGCACCGCCGACCTGGCGGAACTGCGCACTGCCGTGAGTGCGAGTCTCGGCGGTTGGTTTCTCGTCATTGCCGCGATCCTTCTCGTCGTTGCCTGTTTGTCAACGTCAAGTTCCCTCAGCGCAGCGGTGCTGTACAGGCGACGCGAGATTGGACTTCGTAGAGCTTTAGGATCCTCTCGTGCCTCAATTGCCTGGTTGTTCATGCGTGAGGGGGTCATAATCGGCATCGTAGGAGGATTGGTTGGTTGCTCGGTCGGGGTCAGCACACTCGTCATGATGGCGACGTTACAGGGGTGGGCTCTCAGCCTTTCCTGGCTGCAGATCACGGCTGGGGTTGCCCTGGGCGGGCTAACCGGGGCCATATCCTCGGTTGGCGGAGCAATTAGGGGCGCTCGGCTTGCCCCGGCTCAGGCGCTCCGCGAGTAGAGACCTAGGCGGTGAGCCTACGGCGACCACCTAACGCAGCCATTTCCATCGCGGCGCGCCGGGCGTGTCTCCCCGATACGCGCTCGCCTCTGTTACGCTGACGATCAGATTTGACTCGATCTTTCGGCGCTCGCGATTCCTCGACGAAAAACATGGCTCGTCCTCCGTCGCCGGTTCGCGTGAGCGGAACTTTGAGGTTTACTCGGGATCCACATCACATCTGAATACGTAGAAGACGGAGCTTGACCCGGTTTCCCGGACGGTTCTTGTGTGTTGATCATGTCGCGATTTCGCCGGTGGTGTGAAGGGCTTCGTAGTCGGCGGGGCTGAGGTAGTCGAGCGCGGAGTGCTGGCGGCGGGGGTTGTAGAAGCCCTCGATCCATTCGAACATCGCCGACGCGAGTTGCGTCCTTGAGTCCCAGTTCGTGCGGTCCAGCAGCTCCCGTTGCATCGTCGACCAGAAGCTCTCGATGAGAGCGTTGTCGACGCTGGAGGCGACTCTGCCCATCGATCCGAGGAGTCCGGCTTGGCGCAGCCGGTGTCCGAAGAGCCAGCTGGTGTATTGCGCTCCGCGGTCGGAGTGAACCATGGTTCCGGGTTCGGGCTGGCGCCGCCAGCGGGCCATCTCGAGCGCGTCCACGACGATCTCCGCGGTGATCCGATCCGAGATCGACCACTCCACGATCCGACGCGAGAACGCGTCGATCACCGCGGCGCAGTAGACCCATCCGTCTCTCGCTTGGATTCCAGCAGTCGTCGCAAGGCCTAGCGGAGAGGTGTTGCAGTGGCGGAGAAGAAGTACACCGACGAGCAGAAGGATGAGTTCTTCCGAGTTCTTGACCGAGGCGGGACCGTTCGCGCGGCGGCACGAGCGGCTGGGGTCCACGAGAACGCCGGATACAACTGGCTGCGCAAGACTGGGCTGACGATGCAGCGGGCGACCCCGCGCATCTACCCGCCGGAATTGAAGGAGCAGTTCCTGCGGCTTGTTCGCGAGCGTCAGATCATCTCGACCGTCGCACGCGAGCTGGGTATCCACCGCCCCACCGCGTACGCGTGGGCGCGGAAGGCGGGAATCTCTACGAGCGAAGCACGCCGGGTCAACCTCCGACGCGAGGAGTTCCTCCGTCTGAGGGCGGCGGGGCTTACGCGCGCGGAAGCCCGGGCACGAGTCGGCGCAGACGCCAGGTCGGCAACCGATTGGGACAAGGGCATCACCATCATCAGCCGCGGAAGGATCTACCCCGACGGTCGCATCGTGCGTTACCCCGAGCAGAACAATGGGGACGTGTCCGAACGAAGATCCCGTGCGATCGGCGGAAGCGTCGATCTGAACATCGTGGAGAAGGTCATCCACGGTCGATACGTCAGCCTTCTCGAGCGAGAACAGCTCCAGGACCTGCGCCGGGCCGGGCTTTCGATACGACGGATTGCGGAGGAGATGGGCCGGTCGCCGTCGACGATCAGCCGGGAGCTACGTCGCAACACGGTCTCCACCCGCGGATACATGCCCCACACCCGCGCACCGACTCTCGGTCAGGCGGCGAGCCAGACCGCGTCAGCCGAAGATCCTCGCCCACGCTGCACTTCGCTCCTACGTGCAGACCAAACTTGAGATGAAGTGGTCGCCGCAACAGATCAGTCACCGACTGGTCAAGGACTTTCCGGCGGCTCCGGAGATGCGCGTGAGCACCGAGACGATCTATCAGGCGATCTACGTCCACGCCCGCGGTGAGCTCAAGCGATCACTCGGACAGCAACTGCGGCGCGGTCGGGTTGCGCGTAAACCACACCGGCAGGCCGACGCGCGGCGTCCACGATTCGTCGATCCGATGAACGCCATCAGCAACCGACCGCCCGTCGTCGATTCCCGCGACATCCCAGGGCATTGGAAGGGAGACCTCATCATTGGAGCGTTGGGCGGCTCCGCGATGGCCACGTTGGTCGAGCGATCCACACGCTTCGTGATGCTGGGACATCTCGGGCGGGACCGGACCGCGGAAGCCGTCCGTGACTCGCTCATCGCGACCGTTCGAGATCTGCCTTCATCATTGCGGGGCAGCCTGACCTGGGACCAGGGCGCGGAGATGGCAGAACATCGCGCCTTCACCACCGCGACGGACTTCGAGGTCTACTTCGCCGATGCCGGCTCACCTTGGCAACGCGGCAGCAACGAGAACACCAATGGTCTCCTCCGGCAGTACTTTCCCAAGGGCACGGATCTCGCCGCGCACAGCGCCAACGACCTTCTGGCCGTCGCTCAGGAACTCAACGGACGCCCACGCAAATCGCTGGACTGGGACACCCCGGCCGAGCTAATGGCTGCTTTACTGAAGGCCTCGTGATCAACGTGTTGCGACGACTGCTGGAATCCAAGCCGTCTTGTGTTCGGTGATATCGGTCAGCCAGAGCCGGGTCGGCGCATCAGCTCGGAACTGCCACTTCACGAGATCCTCGTGGGTGGCGGTGTCAGGCTTCCACGCCTGTCGCTTCCGACGATGCGAGACGCCGACCAGCCCGTCGAGTCGCATCAGCCTCGCTACGCGCTTGCGGCCCACTTGAACACCGAGGCCCAGCCGCAGCTCCGCCAGCACCCGTGGGGCGCCGTAGGTCGCTCGGGAGGCGGAGTGGATGCGACGGATCGTCATCGTAAGCGTGGCGTCCGCGATCGCTCGCGGCGACGGTAGTCGAGAAGCCCATTCGTAGTAACCGGAGGTGGACACATTCAGGAACCGGCAGGCCACCGCGACAGGGATTCCGTCCGCGGCGAGCTCCTGGACCAGCCGGAACCCTATTTTGGGAGCACGTTCTCTCTCGCGAAGTACGCCGACGCACGCTTGAGGATCTCGATCTCCATCTCCAGCACCCGATTCCGGCGCCGCAGCTCGACGAGTTCCTTGTGCTCATCGGAGGTGGCACCGGCCTTGCGGCCGGAGTCGATCGCGTCGCGGTTCATCCAGCTCCGAAGGCACGATTCGCTGATGCCGAGATCACGAGCGGTCTGCCCGACGGGGTTGCCCTGGGCGACAAGATCCAGGGCTCGACGCCGGAACTCCGGCGGGTGGGCAGCAGGCATCTCACGGACTCCTTCCGAGACGATCATCGCCTCAACTCAGGTGTTCGGGAAACCGGGTCAAGCTCCCCCTGCAACTAAACCGTCTCCGCGGACGTCAGCCTCCGCAGTGGGGCCCGCTTTGAAATCACAAAGGCTTGGCGGAGCAATCTCGCAAGACGGCGCGGAGACACTTTACATGTGGCGCTTAATTAGTTGGCGGCGGCTTTGTACGCGTCGATGACCGTTCCGGGAACCCGGCCACGGTCGCTGACCGTGTGCCCGTTGGCGCGGGCCCACTCACGCACAGCAGCGAGGTCAACATCGCTCTTCGGACGGGAGGACTGGCTAGCGCGAGTTGACGGGCCGGTCTTCACGGAGCGGGCTGCGTCGACGTAGGGCGTGAGCGCCTTGTAGAACTTGTCGGCGTTCGTGTCGGAGAGGTCGATCTCGTAAGCGCGTCCTTCGATCGAGAAGGTGATCTGCTTCCCTTCGCCGTTGTCGATGACGGTGCCGTCGAGGTCGTCGATGAGCTGTGCGATGTGTTTGGTAGCCATGATGAGCGAAACCTTACACGCGTATATAACGATTTCCAGGGAATGTCACGGATCAAACCACGCCTAATCAGCCGTGGGTGCCGGTACTAGGACGTTCAAGTCATCGAGATTGGTGGTTCCGCCGGGGTGACGCGTGAGGATGAGTGCGTCGTGGCCGAAGGTTCCGCCGTCGATCTTGGTGATGGTCCAGTTCTTGCTGGCGTATTCGGGGACGCGGAGCACGGTGTCGCCGGTAGAAATGCCGGGAGCGCGGTCACCGGTCGCTGCGACGATGACATCTTTTCCTGCACTGGTTTCGATCCAGGCGTACCCGTTCCACATGGCGAGAATGTCTTGGACGCCGGCGTCGGCTGTCTTCTGCGCGTCGACGACATATATATCGGTGTTGTCAACGCTGCGCACGACAAGCCCGGTCTTGTCTGACAGCTTACGGTCGTCCCACACCGATAGCCGGAACGCTGACTCACCGGTGAGCGGGTCTACCGCGTAGCTGACGACGTCGTCGGGGAGTACGCGTGGGGCGCCGGTTTCGTTGTCGAGGAACTTGACGCGGTAGCGTTCGGCGGATTTCGGCGACCGTTCCGTCGTTACAACGTAAGGCGTATCGCCCTCGGCGGAGACAGTTGAGACGCGGCCACTCGTCCACTTGATGCTGCCGTCGGTGGGATCG
The DNA window shown above is from Microbacterium proteolyticum and carries:
- a CDS encoding ABC transporter ATP-binding protein/permease, yielding MTKKVLLELRGVTRRYGAETTSAVAVDGVDLKICEGEFVVITGPSGSGKSTLLNILGLLDKPDSGEYAIEGRSCAELSGAELDRLRGVEFGFIFQESYGVDARTVQENVELPLMLRGLASAERRRLALDAIAKVGLSKRKAHAVMNLSGGERQRMAIARAIASQPKVLLVDEPTGSLDSTNAAGIEKLLLSLNDDGATIVVVTHDGHLASIAKRMITLRDGKVVSDTTDATNVPSPSHLNLQPHHASASRLDRLRDRFLDSLASVAERGSKSLFNIAVIGLGIAGVVAGLGVSASASSDVTAIFNDAALDEVRIGTETTDPPVTKDDVASVLKIPGVRAAGLFYNVSDGRLTATRLPPTVSQTTRFSGTMIGCSAGTLAVLGVANSEDWEDLFENEEMATRLVLVGRSAADSLGISNASPGVQVWIEGVSYDVVGIVSGDRTHSNLDNSLIFPNAAVDRRLSPGLTPTLVIQTEPGLAHAVAQAVPITLDPTDPTRYTAQSTADLAELRTAVSASLGGWFLVIAAILLVVACLSTSSSLSAAVLYRRREIGLRRALGSSRASIAWLFMREGVIIGIVGGLVGCSVGVSTLVMMATLQGWALSLSWLQITAGVALGGLTGAISSVGGAIRGARLAPAQALRE
- a CDS encoding IS3 family transposase, translating into MLLLVGVLLLRHCNTSPLGLATTAGIQARDGWVYCAAVIDAFSRRIVEWSISDRITAEIVVDALEMARWRRQPEPGTMVHSDRGAQYTSWLFGHRLRQAGLLGSMGRVASSVDNALIESFWSTMQRELLDRTNWDSRTQLASAMFEWIEGFYNPRRQHSALDYLSPADYEALHTTGEIAT
- a CDS encoding IS3 family transposase — encoded protein: MSTSGYYEWASRLPSPRAIADATLTMTIRRIHSASRATYGAPRVLAELRLGLGVQVGRKRVARLMRLDGLVGVSHRRKRQAWKPDTATHEDLVKWQFRADAPTRLWLTDITEHKTAWIPAVVATR
- a CDS encoding transposase, whose product is MPAAHPPEFRRRALDLVAQGNPVGQTARDLGISESCLRSWMNRDAIDSGRKAGATSDEHKELVELRRRNRVLEMEIEILKRASAYFARENVLPK
- a CDS encoding histone-like nucleoid-structuring protein Lsr2 yields the protein MATKHIAQLIDDLDGTVIDNGEGKQITFSIEGRAYEIDLSDTNADKFYKALTPYVDAARSVKTGPSTRASQSSRPKSDVDLAAVREWARANGHTVSDRGRVPGTVIDAYKAAAN